The proteins below are encoded in one region of Pacificitalea manganoxidans:
- the tuf gene encoding elongation factor Tu, with amino-acid sequence MAKEKFARTKPHVNIGTVGHVDHGKTTLTAAITKYFGDFRAYDQIDGAPEEKARGITISTAHVEYETEARHYAHVDCPGHADYVKNMITGAAQMDGGILVVNAADGPMPQTREHILLARQVGVPALVVFMNKVDQVDDEELLELVEMEIRELLSSYEFPGDDIPIVAGSALAAMEGRDPEIGENKIRELMAAVDDYIPTPERAVDQPFLMPIEDVFSISGRGTVVTGRVERGVVNVGDELEIVGIRDTKKTTCTGVEMFRKLLDRGEAGDNIGALLRGIDREGVERGQVLCKPGSVKPHTKFEAEAYILTKEEGGRHTPFFANYRPQFYFRTTDVTGTVTLPEGTEMVMPGDNLKFAVELIAPIAMEDGLRFAIREGGRTVGAGVVSKIIE; translated from the coding sequence ATGGCTAAGGAAAAGTTTGCGCGTACGAAACCGCATGTGAACATCGGCACCGTGGGTCACGTTGACCACGGCAAGACGACGCTGACGGCTGCGATCACGAAGTATTTCGGTGACTTCCGCGCCTATGACCAGATCGACGGCGCGCCCGAAGAGAAGGCCCGCGGCATCACGATCTCGACTGCGCATGTGGAATACGAGACCGAAGCGCGTCACTACGCCCATGTCGACTGCCCCGGCCACGCTGACTATGTGAAGAACATGATCACCGGTGCGGCGCAGATGGACGGCGGCATTCTGGTTGTGAACGCAGCCGACGGCCCGATGCCCCAGACCCGCGAGCACATCCTGCTGGCCCGTCAGGTTGGCGTGCCCGCGCTGGTCGTGTTCATGAACAAGGTCGACCAGGTGGATGACGAGGAGCTTCTGGAGCTCGTCGAGATGGAAATCCGCGAACTGCTGTCGTCCTACGAGTTCCCCGGCGACGATATCCCGATCGTTGCGGGCTCCGCTCTGGCGGCGATGGAAGGCCGTGACCCGGAAATCGGCGAGAACAAGATCCGCGAACTGATGGCGGCTGTCGACGACTACATCCCGACGCCCGAGCGCGCCGTGGACCAGCCGTTCCTGATGCCGATCGAAGACGTGTTCTCGATCTCGGGCCGCGGCACCGTTGTGACCGGCCGTGTCGAGCGTGGCGTCGTCAACGTGGGTGACGAACTGGAAATCGTGGGCATCCGCGACACCAAGAAAACCACCTGCACCGGCGTCGAAATGTTCCGCAAGCTGCTGGATCGCGGGGAAGCCGGCGACAACATCGGCGCCCTGCTGCGCGGCATCGACCGTGAAGGCGTCGAGCGTGGTCAGGTTCTGTGTAAGCCGGGTTCGGTGAAGCCGCACACGAAGTTCGAGGCCGAAGCCTACATCCTCACCAAAGAGGAAGGTGGCCGTCACACTCCGTTCTTTGCGAACTACCGCCCGCAGTTCTACTTCCGGACCACGGACGTCACCGGCACCGTCACGCTGCCCGAGGGCACCGAGATGGTCATGCCCGGCGACAACCTGAAGTTCGCCGTTGAACTGATCGCGCCGATCGCCATGGAAGACGGTCTGCGCTTCGCCATCCGCGAAGGCGGCCGCACCGTCGGCGCCGGCGTCGTCTCGAAAATCATCGAGTGA